AAATATAGTGTTAAGTATGGTGAAAGTACATTACGGGCACAAACTTACTACCCGCTAGGCATTAATCAAACTCAATATAGCTTATTTTTGACGTATCCAGATAGCCTCCATTTTACCCCTCTGCTAAACCCTAAAAACCACCATTTTAGGCCAATTTTCAACTATTTAGAAATTGTATAAATTACTTTCAAGCCCCCGTTTACATGGCGCAAACGTAACATTTTCTGCAAAACTCAGACAGCCCTCCCCCATTCCCTCAATGACAAGAATCATCCGGCTTGCTGTTTTGCATCTCCCTTTAGTTTGCCTGCGGGTTAATTAGGCAGTTCGCCACGCCTAATTTCGTTTTTGGGCAATTTTTCCTAGAACAGGGCAAAACGAACATCTTCCGTAGTCTATTATATATGGTGTCTCTAAGATTTCCTAATTCCCTCACCAAAGAGTAGAAAGGAGTTGTTTGTATAATAATGAATTGCTCAGTACCTTTGCACCTCGAACCAAAAACTATTTCTTAAAAGAATGGCTTTAAAAAATTACGAAACGATCTTCATCATGACCCCGTTGTTGAACGAGGTGCAGATGCAGGAAACGGTCGAGAAGTTCAGACAGGTGCTTAAGGAAAATGGCGCCGACATCATCCATGAAGAGAACTGGGGTCTTAAAAAACTGGCGTATCCAATCCAGAAAAAGAACACCGGCTTCTATCACTTGGTAGAGTTCACTGCCCCTGGCACTGTGGTTGATTCTTTGGAGTTGGCGTATCGCCGCGACGAGAAAATCATCCGCTTCTTGACTACAGCCCTAGATAAGCACGCAGTTGCTTACAACGAACGTCGTAGAAACGGCGAATTCAAATCAGCCAAAAAAGAGAAGGAGGCTCCTCAAGCGTCATGAGTTTAGTAAACGAAAAAATCCACAAGCAAGACACGCGCAAGAAATACTGCCGTTTCAAGAAGAACGGTATCCAGTATATCGACTACAAAGACGGTAACTTCTTGCTGAAATTTGTGAACGAGCAAGGCAAATTGTTGCCTAGACGTTTAACTGGTACCAGCTTGAAATTCCAGCGTCGTGTATCACAAGCAGTAGCCCGTGCCCGTCACCTGGCTATTTTACCTTATGTAACTGATTCTTTAAAATAGGAGGTAAATCACGATGGAAGTTATTCTAAAAGATGACGTTAAAGGCGTTGGCTATAAAAATGATATCGTTGTAGTGAAGCCAGGTTTTGGCCGCAACTACTTGATCCCTCAAGGTCTTGCCGTAATGGCAACTCCTTCTGCCCGCAAAGTAGTAGCTGAGAACGTTCGTCAGGTAGCACACAAAGCTGAAAAGATTCAGAACGATGCGCAAGACCTGGCCAACCGCATTGGTGAAACCGTTCTTTCTATTCCGGCTAAAGCTGGTGAGACCGGTAAAATCTTTGGTGCTGTAACCTCTCTGCAAGTTTCTGAGGCTCTTAAGGCTCTTGGATACGACGTAGACCGCAAGCGCATTGACTTTGACCAAGAGGTAAAGTCTTTGGGCGAGTACACTGCCACTTTGAACCTACACAAAGAAGTGAAGCACCAAATCCGTTTCAACGTAGTTGAGGCGTAAGACCTGCTAGCTTTAGATAGTATAAACCTCCTGCCCTCCAAGGCAGGAGGTTTTCTTTTTATTACCCAACCCAGAAATCCCATGGCGGCATACAAGGCACTCATCTTTGATTTTGACGGCACACTCTGTGCCACCAGAGACTCAATTCTGTATAGCTTTGAGAAGACCTTTGCCCATTACCAAGCCACTGCACCGGCGGCAGAAGCCGTCATGCAGGCCGTAAGTACCGGCGCCAGCCTTCCTAATATTCTTCCGCAGCTGCACCCTGTCTTACCGCAAGAAGAACTACAAGAATGGGTGACTACCTACCGCCACATCTACTCTACAGAAGGCACCAAGTTCACTACTCTATTCCCGGGCACGGAACAGCTTTTGCAAACGGCCCACGCCACAGGACACATCTGTATTGTCATTAGCAACAAAGGCCAGCGCGCCATAGAAGAAGCCTTGACAAAATATCATATTGCTGGGTACTTTGACCTGGTCATTGGAGACGACCCAAAGGTACCAATTGAGAAAAAGCCTCATCCCATGGCCTTTCAGGAATTAATTGTCCCCCGCTATCCGCATGTACAACCCCAGCAGTTTCTTATGATTGGAGACACCCATGCAGACCTGGGCTTCGCTAACAATGCCGGGATAGATGCTTGCTGGGCCGCCTACGGGTATGGCGACCAAGACCTGTGCCTGGAGCAGGCACCCAGGTATATCATCAGGCAGCCTTTAGACGTTAAGAATATCCTGTAAGGCTGAAACACTTCAAATACACCTATTGTTATTCAGCTAAAATCAGAGGCATATGCAGTTCAGGACAGAGCTATTCCCTACTCTCAGCCCACATCCCATCTCTCTTGACCAGGGCGTGATGACCCTGGGTTCCTGCTTCTCAGATGGGATGGGCCAGCAGCTGCAACAGTACAAGGGTAGAGCGCTGGTTAACCCCTTCGGGACGGTGTTTAATCCGCTGTCTGCTCATGCCCTCCTCACCAGAAGCATTACCTACAATACCCAAGACCTGCACACGGGTTTGGTAGAACGCGAAGGCCTCTGGTTTCACTATGACTTCCATTCCTCTTTCTCCCATTCACAAGCAGAAGGCCTGTTGGCACAGCTTACGGAGGCCATTGAACAAACGCATCGTTTTCTGGAAAAGACGCGCGTGCTGCTGTTAACCTGGGGCACCGCTTTTGTAT
The nucleotide sequence above comes from Nibribacter ruber. Encoded proteins:
- the rpsF gene encoding 30S ribosomal protein S6, which gives rise to MALKNYETIFIMTPLLNEVQMQETVEKFRQVLKENGADIIHEENWGLKKLAYPIQKKNTGFYHLVEFTAPGTVVDSLELAYRRDEKIIRFLTTALDKHAVAYNERRRNGEFKSAKKEKEAPQAS
- the rpsR gene encoding 30S ribosomal protein S18 produces the protein MSLVNEKIHKQDTRKKYCRFKKNGIQYIDYKDGNFLLKFVNEQGKLLPRRLTGTSLKFQRRVSQAVARARHLAILPYVTDSLK
- the rplI gene encoding 50S ribosomal protein L9, which translates into the protein MEVILKDDVKGVGYKNDIVVVKPGFGRNYLIPQGLAVMATPSARKVVAENVRQVAHKAEKIQNDAQDLANRIGETVLSIPAKAGETGKIFGAVTSLQVSEALKALGYDVDRKRIDFDQEVKSLGEYTATLNLHKEVKHQIRFNVVEA
- a CDS encoding HAD family hydrolase, with the protein product MAAYKALIFDFDGTLCATRDSILYSFEKTFAHYQATAPAAEAVMQAVSTGASLPNILPQLHPVLPQEELQEWVTTYRHIYSTEGTKFTTLFPGTEQLLQTAHATGHICIVISNKGQRAIEEALTKYHIAGYFDLVIGDDPKVPIEKKPHPMAFQELIVPRYPHVQPQQFLMIGDTHADLGFANNAGIDACWAAYGYGDQDLCLEQAPRYIIRQPLDVKNIL